The Gemmata palustris genome includes a region encoding these proteins:
- a CDS encoding YegJ family protein → MADEPVVWIEAESSDMARAIMAAQSTFPEFARHAELEHFRIVPAFGLVAIKAFFPDPARLTRGEHMFVTDIFTNGRSVTGTLASDPSDLPGLAAGQEVTFPIANVSDWFLVLGRRGIGGFTTDVLKKHVTAAERAGFESQEPLVWYQHRGEDGASAELAAAPVCTACGMPDLVARAHRTGACELCAGGGVRCDCSGCGAPLFRYPDAPRECHHCLVTSRK, encoded by the coding sequence ATGGCCGATGAGCCGGTTGTCTGGATCGAAGCGGAGTCGTCGGACATGGCCCGCGCGATCATGGCGGCTCAGTCCACATTTCCAGAATTCGCGCGGCATGCGGAACTCGAACACTTCCGAATCGTGCCCGCGTTCGGGCTAGTCGCGATCAAGGCATTTTTTCCCGATCCGGCGCGACTGACGCGCGGGGAACACATGTTCGTGACGGACATCTTCACGAACGGCCGATCCGTTACGGGTACGCTCGCCAGTGACCCGAGCGACCTGCCCGGCTTGGCCGCGGGCCAAGAAGTCACCTTTCCGATCGCGAACGTGAGCGACTGGTTCCTCGTTCTCGGCAGACGGGGAATCGGCGGCTTCACCACAGACGTTCTCAAGAAACACGTGACGGCGGCAGAGCGCGCCGGGTTTGAGAGCCAGGAGCCGCTCGTATGGTATCAGCACCGCGGTGAGGACGGTGCGAGTGCGGAACTCGCCGCCGCACCTGTCTGTACCGCGTGCGGCATGCCCGATCTGGTTGCGCGTGCGCACCGCACCGGCGCGTGCGAGTTGTGCGCCGGCGGTGGCGTTCGCTGTGATTGCTCTGGTTGCGGCGCGCCCCTGTTCCGCTACCCGGACGCACCCCGCGAGTGCCACCACTGCTTGGTCACAAGTCGCAAGTAG
- a CDS encoding alpha/beta hydrolase-fold protein: protein MRSLSFVALLAFAHHAPGADPKPLEFKLTFDKSACDGPFTGRVYVTLRANPASPPVGMNWFKPEPGLAKDVKGWKPGEPLVLDAKVVAYPAPLADLKPGKYYVSAVMDRDLGGIDFLGSPGNVYAKTVQLDLDPKASGTVELKLDQVVKGREFKETDTVKLVEIESKLLSKFHGKPMSLRGGVVLPPSFAKEPNRKYPVVYEVPGFGGNHFGALGAAARKAWDVNGTEMIWVVLDPNCRLGHHVFADSANNGPVGRALVEELIPHLEKTYRGVGTRFATGHSSGGWSSLWLQVAYPDTFAGCWSTAPDPVDFRDFQLVDVYAKGVNVFTDADGKPRPLAHTNGKPMLFFKPFSDMEEYMTRGGQLGSFEAVFSPGGADGRPLHLWDRTTGAVDPKVARAWENYDVRLVLERNWKTLGPKLGGKIHVYMGDEDTFYLDGATRLLKQSLAALKSDAVVELFPKRNHGNLVDAALRKRMNEEMAAAYRKGERAGR from the coding sequence ATGCGCTCCCTGTCGTTCGTTGCCCTTCTCGCCTTCGCTCACCACGCGCCCGGGGCCGATCCGAAACCGCTGGAATTCAAACTCACGTTCGACAAGTCCGCGTGCGACGGGCCGTTCACCGGGCGCGTGTACGTGACGCTCCGCGCGAACCCCGCCTCTCCTCCGGTGGGCATGAACTGGTTCAAGCCCGAGCCGGGACTCGCGAAGGACGTGAAGGGCTGGAAGCCCGGCGAACCGCTCGTGCTCGATGCGAAGGTCGTTGCTTATCCCGCGCCGCTCGCGGACCTCAAACCCGGGAAGTATTACGTCAGTGCCGTGATGGACCGCGATCTGGGCGGGATCGACTTCCTCGGTTCGCCCGGCAACGTGTACGCAAAGACGGTGCAACTCGACCTCGACCCGAAAGCGTCCGGCACCGTCGAGCTAAAACTCGATCAGGTGGTCAAGGGGCGCGAGTTCAAGGAAACGGACACGGTCAAGCTCGTTGAGATCGAGAGCAAGCTGCTGAGCAAGTTTCACGGCAAGCCGATGAGCCTGCGCGGGGGCGTGGTGCTCCCGCCGTCGTTCGCGAAGGAGCCGAACCGCAAGTACCCGGTTGTGTACGAAGTGCCCGGATTCGGCGGGAACCACTTCGGGGCGCTCGGTGCGGCGGCGCGCAAGGCGTGGGACGTGAACGGCACCGAGATGATCTGGGTGGTCCTCGATCCGAACTGCCGACTCGGGCATCACGTGTTTGCGGACTCGGCGAACAACGGACCGGTCGGCCGAGCACTCGTGGAGGAACTGATTCCTCACCTCGAAAAGACGTATCGCGGGGTCGGAACGCGGTTCGCGACCGGGCACTCGTCGGGCGGGTGGAGCAGCTTGTGGCTCCAAGTCGCGTACCCGGACACGTTCGCCGGGTGCTGGTCCACCGCGCCGGACCCGGTCGATTTCCGCGACTTCCAGCTCGTGGACGTCTACGCGAAGGGCGTGAACGTCTTCACCGACGCGGACGGGAAGCCGCGCCCGCTCGCCCACACGAACGGTAAGCCGATGCTGTTCTTCAAGCCGTTCTCGGACATGGAAGAGTACATGACCCGCGGCGGGCAACTCGGCTCGTTTGAAGCGGTCTTCAGCCCGGGCGGGGCCGACGGCCGTCCCCTACACTTGTGGGACCGCACGACGGGCGCCGTTGACCCGAAGGTCGCGAGGGCATGGGAGAACTACGACGTCCGACTCGTTCTGGAGCGCAACTGGAAAACACTCGGCCCGAAGCTCGGCGGCAAAATTCACGTCTACATGGGCGACGAGGACACGTTCTACCTCGACGGCGCCACGCGCCTGCTCAAGCAGTCACTCGCGGCACTTAAGAGCGACGCGGTGGTGGAACTGTTCCCCAAGCGGAACCACGGGAACCTCGTCGACGCCGCGCTCCGGAAGCGGATGAACGAGGAGATGGCGGCCGCGTACCGCAAGGGCGAACGGGCCGGACGGTAG
- a CDS encoding ATP-binding protein, translating to MTAPPLAVPDDRFHYFSRAAAVAAVAISAIVLTGWAFDVHTLTTFLPGLGVMKANTASGFLATGIALFLSVSGGTYQWTGRLAAVLVVALGLLTLSQYLADTELGIDQLLAPVGPAYPPSPHPGRMAPATATSFVLLGLALLLLDAPPVRGLTPAHLPALLVAALALIVLAGYAYGVTALYRVRPFSAVSAHAAGTFLLLALGVLAARPRRGVVAVVASGTAGGLVIRRQLPLAAVGLFALGWVRLAGERAGYYDTAFGLALMVVSAGALFTALVVWTGLTVHALDWRLRGAEEEARERAEVLRAVMGSAPDAVITVDRHGVIRSANPAADRTFGYTEGELVGRPMKELVAAPLCANGTGAPAENAIGREVEGRRRNGSTFPAELSVAAFQLGGAAHSTVVVRDATARKKLEEQFRQAQKMEAVGRLAGGVAHDFNNLLTIINGYCEVLLTARPHTNSDRVAAEAIRDAGDRAAGLTRQLLTFSRKAIVEPQVLDLNEVVTRSAKLLGRLIGADVTLATAPSPDLAPVRADLNQLEQVVMNLAVNARDAMPHGGRLTIETRNVRLGEADVPAYPDLVPGRYVQLAVSDTGEGMTDEVKARVFEPFFTTKATGRGTGLGLAMVYGVVQTHGGHVGVYSEVGVGTTFKILLPATTEARPGNRPDEQAPVARGTETVLVAEDEDGVRRLARLSLERQGYKVLEATNGAEAIAVAAAYPGAIHILVTDVVMPGGANGRTAAEAIRAQRPDLKVLYVSGYTDDAVVRHGIVAATDAFLQKPFTPQSLARKVRTVLDGSG from the coding sequence ATGACCGCTCCCCCGCTCGCCGTGCCCGACGACCGGTTCCACTATTTCAGTCGGGCCGCTGCCGTCGCCGCCGTCGCGATCAGTGCGATCGTTTTAACCGGGTGGGCATTCGACGTTCACACCCTTACGACGTTCTTGCCCGGCCTCGGCGTCATGAAAGCCAACACCGCCAGTGGGTTCCTGGCAACCGGAATTGCCTTGTTTCTTTCCGTTTCTGGCGGAACGTATCAGTGGACGGGGCGGTTGGCGGCCGTGCTCGTTGTGGCCCTCGGGCTCCTGACCCTCTCGCAGTACTTGGCCGATACCGAACTCGGAATCGACCAGTTGCTCGCCCCAGTCGGCCCCGCCTACCCCCCGTCTCCCCACCCGGGCCGAATGGCGCCGGCCACCGCCACGAGTTTCGTCCTGCTCGGGTTGGCCCTCCTGCTCCTCGACGCGCCTCCCGTTCGGGGGCTGACGCCCGCGCACCTGCCGGCCCTGTTGGTCGCCGCCCTCGCGCTGATTGTCCTCGCTGGCTACGCCTACGGGGTGACGGCCCTGTACCGCGTCCGGCCGTTCTCCGCCGTGTCCGCGCACGCCGCCGGTACGTTCTTGTTGCTGGCCCTCGGCGTTCTCGCCGCGCGCCCGCGCCGGGGGGTCGTGGCGGTGGTCGCGAGCGGGACCGCGGGCGGGCTCGTCATCCGCCGACAACTGCCCCTGGCCGCGGTGGGCCTGTTCGCGCTCGGCTGGGTGCGGTTGGCGGGCGAGCGGGCCGGGTACTACGACACCGCGTTCGGTTTGGCACTCATGGTGGTGTCGGCCGGTGCCCTGTTCACGGCCCTCGTGGTCTGGACCGGGCTGACCGTTCACGCCCTCGACTGGCGGCTGCGGGGCGCCGAGGAGGAGGCCCGCGAGCGCGCCGAGGTGCTCCGGGCGGTGATGGGGAGCGCGCCCGACGCGGTCATCACGGTGGACCGGCACGGCGTCATCCGGTCCGCGAACCCGGCGGCGGACCGGACGTTCGGGTACACGGAGGGCGAACTCGTCGGGCGCCCGATGAAGGAACTGGTGGCGGCCCCGCTCTGCGCGAACGGCACGGGGGCGCCGGCCGAGAACGCGATCGGGCGCGAGGTCGAGGGCCGGCGGCGCAACGGGTCGACGTTCCCCGCCGAACTGTCGGTGGCCGCGTTCCAGTTGGGGGGCGCTGCGCACTCCACAGTCGTGGTGCGCGACGCGACCGCGCGCAAGAAGCTCGAAGAGCAGTTCCGGCAGGCCCAGAAAATGGAAGCCGTGGGGCGGTTGGCGGGCGGGGTCGCGCACGACTTCAATAACCTACTCACGATCATTAACGGGTACTGCGAAGTGCTCCTCACGGCGCGGCCCCACACGAACTCGGACCGTGTAGCGGCGGAGGCGATCCGGGACGCCGGGGACCGGGCGGCGGGCCTGACGCGGCAACTGCTGACGTTCAGCCGCAAGGCGATCGTCGAACCGCAGGTCCTGGACCTCAACGAGGTGGTCACCCGGTCGGCGAAACTGCTCGGCCGGCTGATCGGCGCGGACGTGACCCTGGCCACCGCCCCGTCCCCCGACCTCGCGCCCGTGCGGGCGGACCTGAACCAGCTCGAGCAGGTCGTCATGAACCTGGCGGTGAACGCGCGGGACGCGATGCCGCACGGGGGGCGGTTGACGATCGAAACGCGGAACGTGCGCCTGGGCGAGGCGGACGTGCCCGCGTACCCGGACCTCGTGCCCGGGCGGTACGTTCAGTTGGCGGTTTCCGACACCGGCGAGGGGATGACGGACGAGGTGAAGGCGCGGGTGTTCGAGCCGTTCTTCACCACGAAGGCCACGGGCCGGGGGACGGGGTTGGGGCTGGCGATGGTGTACGGGGTGGTTCAGACCCACGGCGGGCACGTCGGCGTGTACAGTGAAGTGGGCGTGGGTACGACGTTCAAAATCCTGCTCCCGGCGACGACGGAGGCCCGGCCCGGGAACCGACCGGACGAGCAGGCGCCGGTCGCGCGGGGCACGGAGACGGTGCTGGTGGCGGAGGACGAGGACGGGGTCCGGCGGCTCGCCCGGCTGAGCCTCGAGCGCCAGGGGTACAAGGTTCTGGAAGCGACGAACGGGGCGGAGGCGATCGCGGTGGCGGCCGCGTACCCGGGGGCGATCCACATTCTGGTGACCGACGTGGTGATGCCCGGGGGGGCCAACGGGCGCACCGCGGCCGAGGCGATCCGCGCGCAGCGCCCGGACCTGAAGGTGCTCTACGTGAGCGGGTACACGGACGACGCGGTGGTCCGGCACGGGATCGTCGCAGCGACCGACGCCTTCTTACAGAAGCCTTTTACCCCGCAGTCCCTGGCACGCAAGGTGCGGACCGTCCTCGACGGGAGCGGCTGA
- a CDS encoding acyl-CoA thioesterase has translation MSEPTTPYIAVQVPMMPRDTNRHGTIFGGVLLSYIDLAGAITAQRELQLRGGNPKASFVTVAINRVEFKKPVLVGDVVRFETSVVRVGRTSMTVHIEVYAERGADTIHVTSAEGVFVGVDLSTPERKPVELFPQA, from the coding sequence ATGTCCGAGCCGACGACGCCCTATATCGCCGTACAAGTCCCGATGATGCCCCGCGACACGAACCGGCACGGGACCATCTTCGGCGGCGTGCTGCTGTCGTACATCGACTTGGCCGGAGCGATCACCGCCCAGCGCGAATTGCAGCTCCGAGGTGGGAACCCGAAGGCGTCGTTCGTTACAGTCGCGATCAACCGCGTCGAGTTCAAGAAGCCGGTACTCGTCGGGGACGTGGTGCGGTTCGAGACGTCCGTGGTGCGGGTCGGGCGCACGTCAATGACCGTTCACATCGAGGTTTACGCCGAGCGTGGCGCGGACACGATTCACGTGACCTCCGCGGAAGGGGTGTTCGTCGGCGTGGACCTGTCTACCCCCGAGCGCAAGCCGGTGGAACTGTTCCCGCAAGCGTGA
- a CDS encoding DUF1549 and DUF1553 domain-containing protein has product MQLDLARTRFTLSACARGFGLAFALATAAPVFAAPPVEAEERKAVIGQPATVEAFPQTVALNGVRDARQLVVSGKYGDGSVRDLTGVVELKVEPADVVELQEGGYLRPKKNGSATVTVNASGKEVRVAVTVTGMEKAVPVSFRRDVIAAMNVGGCNMGACHGTPSGKNGFKLSLRGFDPAADFLQLTREQFGRRTGKHDPEQSLLLLKGVGRVPHEGGQRFGATSVPGEVVTAWLAEGLKDDAPTLPAVKKIEVTPPARLLKAPSKWQQLGVVVTFADDSKRDVTRLTNFSSSDPSIADVTPTGMVEFKRSGEVAILCRYLEELVAVRITYLEPRDGFVWPNPPETNFVDTHTFAKLKQMSIAPSELSEEHEFVRRAYLDCIGRMPTTDEAKAFLADKDAKKRDKLIDALVDTPEFADFWALKWADVLRSSRKTIQVKGSYGMQAWLRGHFLKNTPMDKIVQEVITANGNSYSNPPANYYRIAKDPTALAETTAQLFLGVRMQCAKCHNHPFERWSQDDYYGMAAWFARVRTKPEPTIGAKPPGGAVTAEVIFTARDGEVNQPRTGKQMKPRYIGTGDADVKPGEDRRAVLAVWLTSSENAFFGKSVANRVWFHLMGKGIVDPVDDFRDSNPSCNDELLDALAKDFAKNKFDMKVLVKTIMKSRTYQLSAQPNDSNRDDGKYFSHAVTKLLTAEQLLDAICDFTAMPEKFAGLPAGTRAIQLPDGEVNHPFLKAFGQPARELACECERESDGNLAQALQLINGPTVNEKVRGANNRLGKLLAAKTKDDEILSELYFAALGRAPFADEKQIALDHVAKRDDKRKAWEDLVWALVNTREFLFRH; this is encoded by the coding sequence TCAGCGGCAAGTACGGTGACGGGTCGGTGCGCGACTTGACCGGTGTCGTTGAACTGAAGGTCGAGCCGGCCGATGTGGTCGAACTACAAGAGGGCGGGTACCTGCGCCCGAAGAAGAACGGTTCGGCGACCGTTACCGTCAACGCGAGCGGCAAAGAGGTCCGCGTGGCGGTGACCGTTACGGGAATGGAGAAGGCCGTCCCGGTCAGCTTCCGCCGCGACGTGATCGCCGCGATGAACGTGGGCGGGTGCAACATGGGCGCGTGTCACGGCACGCCGAGCGGCAAGAACGGCTTCAAGCTCTCGCTCCGCGGGTTCGACCCGGCCGCGGACTTCCTGCAACTCACGCGCGAACAGTTCGGGCGCCGCACCGGGAAGCACGACCCGGAACAGAGCCTCCTGTTGCTCAAGGGCGTGGGCCGCGTTCCGCACGAGGGCGGTCAACGGTTCGGCGCCACGAGCGTGCCGGGCGAAGTGGTAACGGCGTGGCTCGCGGAAGGGTTGAAGGACGACGCGCCGACATTGCCGGCCGTGAAGAAGATCGAAGTCACCCCGCCGGCGCGCCTGCTGAAAGCGCCGAGCAAGTGGCAGCAACTGGGCGTCGTTGTCACGTTCGCCGATGATTCCAAGCGCGACGTGACCCGGCTCACGAACTTCAGCAGCAGCGACCCGTCCATTGCGGACGTCACGCCGACCGGGATGGTCGAGTTCAAGCGCTCGGGCGAGGTCGCGATCCTGTGCCGGTACCTCGAAGAACTGGTCGCGGTGCGCATCACCTATCTCGAACCCCGCGACGGGTTCGTGTGGCCCAACCCGCCCGAAACGAACTTCGTCGATACGCACACGTTCGCCAAGCTCAAGCAGATGAGCATCGCGCCCTCCGAGTTGAGCGAGGAGCACGAGTTCGTGCGCCGGGCGTACCTCGACTGCATCGGTCGGATGCCCACCACCGACGAGGCGAAAGCCTTCCTCGCCGACAAGGACGCGAAGAAGCGCGACAAGCTCATTGATGCGCTCGTTGACACGCCGGAGTTCGCGGATTTCTGGGCACTCAAGTGGGCCGACGTGCTCCGCAGCAGCCGCAAGACGATTCAGGTGAAGGGCAGCTACGGGATGCAGGCGTGGCTCCGCGGGCACTTCCTGAAGAACACGCCGATGGACAAGATCGTGCAGGAGGTCATCACCGCCAACGGGAACTCGTACTCGAACCCGCCCGCGAACTACTACCGCATTGCGAAAGACCCGACCGCGCTCGCGGAGACCACCGCGCAACTGTTCCTCGGCGTGCGGATGCAGTGCGCCAAGTGCCACAACCACCCGTTCGAGCGCTGGAGCCAGGACGACTACTACGGCATGGCCGCGTGGTTCGCCCGCGTGCGGACCAAGCCGGAACCGACCATCGGTGCCAAGCCGCCGGGTGGTGCAGTAACCGCGGAAGTGATCTTCACCGCGCGCGACGGCGAGGTGAATCAACCGCGCACCGGCAAGCAGATGAAGCCGCGCTACATCGGCACGGGCGACGCGGACGTGAAGCCGGGCGAGGACCGGCGCGCGGTGCTGGCCGTGTGGCTCACTTCTTCGGAGAACGCGTTCTTCGGCAAGTCGGTGGCGAACCGCGTGTGGTTCCACTTGATGGGTAAAGGGATCGTGGACCCGGTGGACGACTTCCGCGACTCCAACCCGTCGTGCAACGACGAATTACTCGATGCACTGGCGAAGGACTTCGCCAAGAACAAGTTCGATATGAAAGTGCTAGTCAAGACCATCATGAAGTCGCGGACATACCAGCTCTCCGCGCAGCCGAACGACTCGAACCGCGACGACGGCAAGTATTTCTCGCACGCAGTCACGAAGTTGCTCACGGCCGAACAACTGCTGGACGCGATCTGCGACTTCACCGCGATGCCGGAGAAGTTCGCGGGCCTGCCCGCCGGCACGCGGGCGATTCAGCTCCCCGATGGCGAAGTGAACCACCCGTTCTTGAAGGCGTTCGGCCAACCGGCCCGCGAACTGGCGTGTGAGTGCGAGCGCGAGAGCGACGGGAACCTCGCCCAGGCGCTGCAACTGATTAACGGCCCGACCGTGAACGAAAAGGTGCGCGGGGCGAACAACCGGCTCGGTAAGTTGCTCGCCGCGAAGACGAAGGACGATGAGATCCTGAGCGAACTGTACTTCGCCGCCCTCGGGCGCGCCCCGTTCGCCGACGAGAAGCAGATCGCGCTGGACCACGTTGCCAAGCGCGACGACAAGCGCAAGGCGTGGGAAGACCTGGTCTGGGCGCTCGTAAACACCCGCGAGTTCCTCTTCCGGCATTAA
- a CDS encoding 3-keto-disaccharide hydrolase, whose protein sequence is MRCFVPLLLVLASNVAIGQEKKPAAPKEAPVVKPHEGKSETIKLFDGKTLDGWEGYSDLWSVKDGIIVAKNTDPLKFSTYLLTKNKYTDFRLTFASKLVTSEMHSGVCFWGVVKPDVSKDPEKDRTKHTYAGHLVMFPSGYGMYDLFGRNSLPVDGGPAKKVGKQHDWNDIEILAQGNRVRVAVNGTAVVDWRDPLPDRIKEAPIGLQLHSNTVPQEVQFKGLVLETFPKEDKLITVK, encoded by the coding sequence ATGCGCTGCTTCGTTCCGCTACTGCTCGTGCTCGCTTCCAATGTCGCGATCGGTCAAGAAAAGAAACCCGCTGCCCCGAAAGAGGCCCCGGTCGTGAAGCCCCACGAGGGGAAGAGCGAGACGATCAAACTCTTCGACGGCAAAACCCTCGACGGCTGGGAGGGCTATTCCGATCTGTGGTCGGTCAAGGACGGTATCATCGTCGCGAAGAACACGGACCCGCTGAAGTTCAGCACGTACCTGCTGACGAAGAACAAGTACACCGACTTCCGGCTCACGTTCGCGTCGAAGCTGGTCACGTCCGAAATGCACTCCGGCGTGTGCTTCTGGGGCGTAGTGAAGCCGGACGTGAGCAAAGACCCGGAGAAGGACCGCACGAAGCACACCTACGCGGGGCACCTGGTCATGTTCCCGTCCGGGTACGGGATGTACGACCTGTTCGGGCGCAACAGCCTCCCGGTGGACGGCGGACCGGCGAAGAAGGTTGGCAAGCAGCACGACTGGAACGACATCGAGATTCTGGCCCAGGGGAACCGCGTCCGCGTCGCGGTCAACGGTACCGCGGTCGTGGACTGGCGCGACCCGCTCCCGGACCGTATCAAGGAAGCCCCGATCGGCCTCCAGTTGCACTCGAACACGGTGCCGCAAGAGGTCCAGTTCAAGGGACTTGTGCTGGAAACCTTCCCGAAGGAAGACAAACTGATCACCGTGAAGTGA
- a CDS encoding hybrid sensor histidine kinase/response regulator — translation MPDSTNDTFRAIFDLLPTPVVGFDRDGRHTFVNPAGCRMIGRPPDRLLGLKVTEVGLPPELAAEIDANLERVCTSGEPYSHSLQFPSPAGPVALFVNLTALPGGAGVLATATDITAQSRAECALRESEERYRNVVEDQTEVVCRFRPDGTITFVNDVYCHVFGMRADELLGHHWQPIAHPDDRAHIEAELATMAPTNPVVRIENRLRDGAGRMRWMEFVNRGFYAPGGELVEVQAVGRDVTDRRAAEDARRELEADLRAKEQQQKYERQLLQSQKLESLGVLAGGIAHDFNNLLTAMLGYASLSRMRLPPNDPIGEDLKRIESAAQRAAELCQQMLAYAGRGQFVVHPVDLNALTQEMSQLLATALSKRAVLKYNLTIGLPSVQADPTQLRQIVMNLITNASDAIEPRSGVITLTTGLIDADARYLAEIQAVEELVPGRYVYLEVSDTGCGMTDDVRAKIFDPFFTTKFTGRGLGLAAVQGIARAHKGAIKVYSQLGKGTTFKVLFPALDHPGAAPAPAPVLPALAGRGRRVLVVDDEEDVQVFARKILELVGFAVTVARDGRAGVEAFAAEPHEFVLVLLDLTMPRLGGAEAYREMRRLRADARVVLTSGFAAQEATSGFEGKGLAGFLRKPFRADELLKIVLDAVGS, via the coding sequence GTGCCCGACTCGACGAACGATACCTTCCGAGCGATCTTCGATCTGCTCCCCACGCCCGTGGTCGGCTTCGACCGCGACGGGCGCCACACGTTCGTGAACCCCGCCGGGTGCCGCATGATCGGCCGCCCCCCGGACCGGTTACTCGGCCTGAAGGTCACGGAGGTCGGGCTGCCGCCGGAACTCGCGGCCGAAATCGATGCGAACCTGGAGCGCGTCTGTACATCGGGCGAGCCGTACTCGCACTCGCTGCAGTTCCCGTCCCCGGCCGGCCCCGTGGCCCTGTTCGTGAACCTCACCGCGCTGCCCGGCGGTGCGGGGGTGCTCGCGACCGCGACCGACATCACCGCCCAGTCCCGCGCCGAGTGCGCCCTGCGCGAGAGCGAGGAACGGTACCGCAATGTCGTCGAGGATCAGACGGAGGTCGTGTGCCGGTTCCGCCCGGACGGGACCATCACGTTCGTCAACGACGTGTACTGCCACGTGTTCGGGATGCGCGCCGATGAGCTGCTCGGGCACCACTGGCAGCCGATCGCCCACCCGGACGACCGCGCGCACATCGAGGCCGAACTCGCGACGATGGCGCCGACCAATCCGGTGGTCCGGATCGAGAACCGTTTGAGGGACGGGGCCGGGCGGATGCGCTGGATGGAGTTCGTGAACCGCGGGTTCTACGCGCCGGGCGGCGAACTGGTCGAGGTGCAGGCGGTCGGCCGGGACGTGACCGATCGCCGGGCCGCGGAGGACGCGCGGCGCGAACTGGAGGCCGACCTGCGGGCGAAGGAGCAGCAGCAAAAGTACGAGCGGCAGTTGCTCCAGTCGCAGAAGCTCGAGAGCCTCGGGGTGCTGGCCGGGGGGATCGCGCACGACTTCAACAACCTGCTCACCGCGATGCTCGGGTACGCCTCGCTGAGCCGGATGCGGCTCCCCCCGAACGACCCGATCGGCGAGGACCTGAAGCGGATCGAGTCCGCGGCCCAGCGCGCGGCCGAACTGTGCCAGCAGATGCTCGCCTACGCGGGGCGCGGGCAGTTCGTCGTTCACCCGGTCGATCTGAACGCCCTCACCCAGGAGATGAGCCAGCTCCTGGCGACGGCGCTCTCGAAGCGGGCCGTTCTCAAGTACAATCTAACGATCGGGCTCCCATCGGTTCAGGCCGACCCGACCCAACTCCGGCAAATCGTGATGAACCTCATCACCAATGCGTCGGACGCGATCGAACCACGGAGCGGGGTCATCACGCTGACCACCGGGCTGATCGACGCGGACGCGCGGTACCTGGCCGAGATCCAGGCCGTGGAGGAACTCGTACCGGGCCGGTACGTGTACCTCGAAGTGTCCGATACCGGGTGCGGGATGACCGACGACGTGCGGGCGAAAATCTTCGACCCGTTCTTCACGACCAAATTCACCGGGCGCGGGTTGGGGTTGGCCGCCGTGCAGGGCATCGCTCGTGCCCACAAGGGCGCGATCAAAGTGTACTCACAGTTGGGTAAGGGGACCACGTTCAAGGTGCTCTTCCCGGCCCTCGATCACCCCGGCGCGGCGCCCGCGCCCGCCCCGGTGCTCCCGGCGCTGGCCGGGCGCGGGCGCCGGGTGCTCGTGGTGGACGACGAAGAAGACGTACAAGTGTTCGCCCGCAAGATACTCGAGCTCGTCGGGTTCGCGGTGACGGTCGCCCGCGACGGGCGCGCCGGGGTCGAGGCGTTCGCCGCCGAGCCGCACGAGTTCGTTCTCGTGCTGCTCGACCTGACCATGCCGCGGCTCGGCGGCGCGGAAGCGTACCGCGAGATGCGGCGCCTGCGGGCGGACGCCCGCGTGGTCCTCACCAGCGGGTTCGCCGCGCAAGAGGCGACGTCCGGGTTCGAGGGGAAGGGGTTGGCCGGGTTCCTGCGCAAGCCGTTCCGGGCCGACGAGCTGTTAAAGATCGTACTCGATGCCGTCGGGTCGTAG
- a CDS encoding MaoC/PaaZ C-terminal domain-containing protein: MSFSSFHLYFDDLEVGQEWTSGGRTVTDADIVNFAGFSGDFNPIHIDHEFAKGTPFRRPIAHGFAVFCIASGLGIIAPPVRTIAMLRVSGWNFSLPVFIGDTIHNVSRVKEKTVRGRGRRGEVLWHRSIINQDGKVVQDGEVITLVECRTPAREAAARESEPTPASNN, from the coding sequence ATGAGTTTTTCCTCGTTCCACCTCTACTTCGACGACCTGGAAGTGGGCCAGGAGTGGACGTCCGGTGGGCGCACGGTCACGGACGCGGACATCGTGAACTTTGCCGGGTTCAGCGGCGACTTCAACCCGATCCACATCGACCACGAGTTCGCCAAGGGCACGCCGTTCCGCCGGCCCATCGCGCACGGGTTCGCGGTCTTCTGCATCGCCAGCGGCCTGGGCATCATCGCGCCGCCGGTCCGCACGATCGCGATGCTCCGGGTCAGCGGGTGGAACTTCAGCCTGCCGGTGTTCATCGGCGATACCATCCACAACGTGAGCCGCGTCAAGGAAAAGACGGTGCGCGGGCGGGGCCGCCGCGGGGAAGTGCTCTGGCACCGGTCCATCATCAACCAGGACGGCAAAGTGGTGCAGGACGGCGAGGTGATTACGCTCGTCGAGTGCCGCACCCCGGCCCGCGAAGCCGCCGCCCGCGAATCGGAACCGACCCCCGCATCGAACAACTGA